A window from Salvia miltiorrhiza cultivar Shanhuang (shh) chromosome 2, IMPLAD_Smil_shh, whole genome shotgun sequence encodes these proteins:
- the LOC131009080 gene encoding xyloglucan endotransglucosylase protein 7-like, translating to MNSSIRAAKLLHVLAATAFLFAAASAGNFDQDVSITWGGPRARILNGGQLLTLSLDNISGSGFESKNAYLFARFDVQLKLVPGNSAGTVTTFFLSSQGPNHDEIDFEFLGNSSGQPYTIHTNIYTQGVGNREQQFRPWFDPTTAFHTYTILWNPSRIIYMVDNIPIRVFNNYAANGVSFPAGQAMRVYASLWNADDWATQGGRVKTDWSKAPFTASYAKYNAVGCVVSAAGNSCNGNLTGQPWQTQGLDGNGRNRIRWIQQKYMIYNYCADLIRFPRGLPRECKLPRF from the exons ATGAATTCTTCTATTAGGGCTGCAAAACTTCTCCATGTTCTAGCAGCCACGGCCTTCCTCTTCGCCGCAGCGTCGGCCGGGAACTTCGACCAAGACGTCAGCATCACGTGGGGCGGCCCCCGTGCCCGGATACTCAACGGCGGTCAGCTTCTCACGCTGTCGCTCGACAACATCTCCGGCTCCGGCTTCGAGTCCAAAAATGCATACTTGTTTGCTAGGTTCGACGTGCAGCTCAAGCTCGTACCGGGGAACTCCGCCGGCACCGTCACCACGTTTTTC TTATCGTCTCAAGGCCCGAATCACGATGAAATCGACTTCGAGTTCTTGGGAAACTCGTCCGGGCAGCCCTACACCATCCACACCAACATTTATACCCAAGGAGTAGGGAATAGGGAGCAACAATTCCGCCCTTGGTTCGACCCAACCACCGCATTCCACACGTACACTATTCTCTGGAACCCTAGTCGCATAAT CTACATGGTGGACAACATCCCGATTAGGGTTTTCAACAACTACGCGGCGAACGGGGTCTCGTTCCCGGCGGGGCAGGCGATGAGGGTGTACGCGAGCCTGTGGAATGCGGACGACTGGGCGACGCAGGGCGGCAGGGTGAAGACGGATTGGAGCAAGGCGCCCTTCACGGCGTCGTACGCGAAATACAACGCCGTGGGCTGCGTGGTGAGCGCCGCCGGCAACTCCTGCAACGGAAATTTGACCGGACAGCCATGGCAGACGCAGGGGCTCGACGGAAATGGACGGAACCGAATTCGATGGATCCAACAGAAGTATATGATCTACAACTACTGCGCCGATCTTATAAGGTTTCCTCGAGGCCTTCCGAGGGAATGCAAGTTGCCGAGGTTTTAG